One segment of Theobroma cacao cultivar B97-61/B2 chromosome 9, Criollo_cocoa_genome_V2, whole genome shotgun sequence DNA contains the following:
- the LOC108663337 gene encoding protein SPA, chloroplastic-like, with protein sequence MSITLLLPHFHSPYLCSPLKPSTPSLSFKCGRSPRSPASYPCIRAVDLDQTTIVTASVGLISVAVGISIPIFCKSQIDSAAKRENAQP encoded by the exons atgTCAATAACTCTTTTACTTCCTCATTTTCACTCTCCATATCTTTGCAGTCCACTCAAGCCCTCAACTCCATCTTTGTCCTTCAAATGTGGAAGGAGCCCGCGGTCGCCGGCGTCTTATCCATGCATCAGAGCCGTCGACCTTGATCAGACCACG ATAGTAACAGCGTCGGTTGGGCTTATCAGCGTTGCGGTTGGGATCAGCATCCCAATCTTCTGCAAGTCTCAAATCGATAGTGCA GCAAAGCGTGAAAACGCCCAACCGTGA